A single window of Colletotrichum higginsianum IMI 349063 chromosome 8, whole genome shotgun sequence DNA harbors:
- a CDS encoding Glycosyl hydrolases family 18 protein, whose translation MIIAIAGVQELGADLGAEVRGLRRQPIQFPARYPGTHFATFLKELDDANKKQPVKYAVPFTASTSHWHLRHFVLETADQVDFINAMLYGLHGAWGPQEPSKIWHLRVHKRH comes from the exons ATGATCATCGCCATTG CGGGTGTTCAGGAACTTGGTGCTGATCTCGGCGCGGAAGTTCGAGGCCTCCGTCGACAACCTATCCAGTTCCCTGCGCGA TATCCCGGCACCCACTTTGCCACGTTTctcaaggagctcgacgacgccaacaaGAAGCAGCCCGTCAAGTACGCCGTCCCCTTCACGGCGTCCACCTCTCACTGGCACCTGCGCCACTTCGTCCTTGAGACCGCCGACCAAGTTGACTTTATAAACGCCATGTTGTACGGCCTACACGGCGCCTGGGGACCACAAGAACCCAGTAAGATATGGCATCTACGCGTACACAAACGTCACTGA
- a CDS encoding Extracellular serine-threonine rich protein has translation MQPSLPTCTLRRYHRPACMGGVVADLKRCLGGDAMRDGRQRCNLTKSRPRIQLVFSLGWLVGCMWWVIEACVALAAPRYCRSATRCRRPPSFDKAPVAVLSETLLSPPPFLSSPTVATINLVPRSEPPKSTFIVTVIRFRRTITSIVNMRGIYMGLAAMAMASVNAWEYPYCELDGCYRNLIDERFEQEAKGFCVGFLQGTTTVAAAIPTNFNNCQGDFKAVSSACSCITYGLTSTVPATTSTSSTSPPLTTVSTTGAVSTTTSTSKEQPPTTPVTPCTSSTAVSSTKEHPPTTTASSSTSSTAVSSTKDITTSTTKVYNTTTPATDDCTTSTAISSTKDVVTSTSKVVSTTKNYNTTTPATEDCTTSTAVSSTKDVITSTSKVVSTTKNYNTTTPATDDCTTSTAISSTKDVVTSTSKVVSTTKNYNTTTPATEDCTTSTAVSSTKGHNTTKSHHSHSVETSTRLPLTTIPYANTTTEKPPHTRTTTTKLTTKTVYTTRVETVTQCPSTVTNCPHRPVTTTRTIAISTTVCPVTEESTKPVTTVPTTKLTTSTIYTTRVETITRCPPSVPDCPDRPHVTTKTIAVSTTVCPVTEESINPVPTPPATKPTSWTTSTIYTTKVHTVTACHGNITNCVITSRITTVTIPVSTTICPITESVPPTFTTVLPVPPSKPPAPPVGSPSVETHPIPPASSPLAPPASSRPAPPPGTNPFPPASSRPVPPPATQPAPPTSNQPVRPTGTPPVATTPVATPTRTTNTPVLVSGNAADHLNSGFFAAAAGVVVAALL, from the exons ATGCAGCCCAGCCTGCCAACTTGCACGCTACGTCGCTACCACCGCCCTGCCTGCATGGGGGGCGTCGTGGCCGATCTTAAGCGTTGCCTTGGTGGAGACGCGATGCGTGATGGGCGACAACGTTGCAACCTAACCAAGAGCCGGCCGCGGATCCAGCTCGTATTCTCCTTGGGTTGGCTGGTGGGATGTATGTGGTGGGTGATAGAAGCCTGCGTCGCTCTCGCTGCACCCCGATATTGTCGATCAGCAAcccgttgtcgtcgacctcCGTCTTTTGATAAAGCCCCCGTCGCCGTGCTGAGCGAGACCTtgctctcccctcctcccttcctctcctcaCCCACGGTCGCTACGATTAACCTCGTCCCTCGCTCTGAACCTCCCAAGTCGACTTTCATAGTCACAGTCATTCGCTTCCGAAGAACAATCACAAGCATAGTCAATATGCGCGGTATCTACATGGGACTGGCTGCCATGGCCATGGCGTCAGTCAACGCCTGGGAGTACCCCTACTGC GAGCTCGACGGATGCTACCGCAACCTCATTGACGAGCGTTTCGAGCAGGAGGCCAAGGGCTTCTGTGTAGGCTTCCTGCAAGGCACCACTACCGTTGCCGCCGCTATTCCTACCAACTTCAACAACTGCCAGGGCGACTTCAAGGCCGTTTCATCAGCCTGTTCCTGCATTACATATGGCCTGACCAGCACTGTCCCTGCCACCACGAGCACGTCGAGCACCTCTCCACCGTTGACCACCGTTAGCACGACCGGTGCTGtctcgacgacaacaagcACTTCCAAGGAGCAGCCCCCAACCACGCCGGTTACCCCATgcacctcgtcgaccgctGTCAGCAGCACCAAGGAGCATCCGCCAACCACCACCGCTTCGTCAAGCACCTCATCAACCGCGGTCAGCAGCACCAAGGACAtcaccacctccaccaccaaAGTCTACAACACCACGACGCCTGCTACAGATGACTGCACGACCTCCACTGCCATTAGCAGCACCAAGGATGTCGTCACCTCCACCAGCAAGGTCGTGAGCACCACCAAGAATTACAACACCACGACGCCTGCCACGGAGGACTGCACCACTTCTACCGCTGTCAGCAGCACCAAGGACGTCATCACTTCCACCAGTAAGGTCGTGAGCACCACCAAGAATTACAACACCACGACGCCTGCTACAGATGACTGCACGACCTCCACTGCCATTAGCAGCACCAAGGATGTCGTCACCTCTACCAGCAAGGTCGTGAGCACCACCAAGAATTACAACACCACGACGCCTGCCACAGAGGACTGCACCACTTCTACCGCTGTCAGCAGCACCAAAGGACACAACACGACCAAGAGCCACCACTCTCACTCTGTCGAGACCTCTACCCGCCTGCCTCTCACAACCATCCCCTACGCCAACACAACGACTGAAAAGCCGCCTCACACAAGAACCACGACCACTAAGCTCACAACCAAGACCGTGTATACTACTCGTGTCGAGACCGTGACCCAGTGTCCTTCCACCGTGACCAACTGCCCACACAGGCCTGTCACCACCACCCGGACGATCGCCATCTCGACCACCGTTTGCCCTGTGACCGAGGAGTCTACCAAGCCCGTCACGACCGTCCCGACGACAAAGCTGACCACCTCCACCATCTACACGACCCGCGTTGAGACCATCACCAGGTGTCCGCCCTCGGTTCCGGACTGCCCCGACAGACCTCACGTCACCACCAAGACTATTGCCGTGTCCACGACTGTGTGCCCCGTCACCGAGGAATCGATCAACCCTGTGCCCACGCCTCCCGCCACCAAGCCAACCTCTTGGACCACCTCGACCATCTACACCACAAAGGTCCATACCGTTACTGCTTGCCACGGTAACATTACCAACTGCGTCATCACATCTCGCATCACCACTGTGACGATCCCCGTCTCGACTACCATCTGCCCCATCACCGAGAGCGTGCCTCCCACCTTCACAACGGTTCTCCCCGTGCCTCCCAGCAAGCCTCCTGCCCCGCCTGTCGGAAGCCCCTCCGTGGAaacccatcccatccctcccGCAAGCTCGCCCCTAGCTCCGCCTGCCAGCTCTCGCccagcccctcccccggGAACTAATCCCTTCCCTCCTGCGAGCAGTCGACCAGTACCTCCTCCGGCTACACAGCCCGCTCCTCCGACTAGCAACCAGCCTGTCCGTCCTACTGGCACCCCTCCAGTCGCCACAACGCCGGTCGCCACTCCCACAAGGACCACAAACACCCCTGTGCTGGTCAGTGGCAATGCAGCTGATCATCTCAACTCCGGCTTTtttgctgccgctgctggtgttgttgttgcagCACTTCTCTAA
- a CDS encoding NAD-dependent deacetylase sirtuin-7: MADSAPKVAEKERREPQNVVDGKAQELVDEIKRSKHFIAFTGAGISTSAGIPDFRGPEGAWTLRAQGRQRTGKTTSTLQAIPTKTHMALVELQNRGILKYLVSQNCDGLHRKSGILPDRISELHGNSNREYCKDCGKEYLRDFRAVASYEKTVRDHRTGRKCAICGGTLLDTIINFGEYLFAEPLQRARDNAKKADLCLALGSSLTVPPACTIPESVGEKKRSRANPEGGLLVICNLQSTPLDHLSTGLRVWATTDDLMERVMEKLGLQIPEFVLRRRLVVELEAVGDERFQVEVRGVDVDGTPATFLQSVKMEGSRRWARAEPFVIGFRREPGDEMDVKLELEFMGHYGEPNLKIVQEYAGEGMLEVMYLLEYNPSNGEWNVSKLDGELPVEGGGGTERDEEREDSLMISAEEAGVPSHVVPSSAASEIIDLTSSP; encoded by the exons ATGGCCGACTCAGCCCCCAAAGTAGCTGAGAAAGAGCGCCGCGAGCCTCAGAACGTGGTGGACGGCAAGGCCCAGGAGCTCGTGGACGAGATCAAGAGGAGCAAGCACTTCATCGCCTTCACCGGCGCAGGCATCTCTACATCCGCTG GAATCCCCGACTTCCGCGGCCCAGAGGGTGCCTGGACGTTACGGGCCCAAGGACGACAGAGAACGGGCAAAACGACTAGCACGCTACAGGCCATCCCGACCAAGACTCACATGGCGCTCGTCGAGTTGCAGAACAGGGGTATCTTGAAGTACCTCGTCAGCCAGAACTGCGACGGCTTGCACAGGAAGAGCGGCATACTCCCC GACAGGATCTCGGAGCTCCATggcaacagcaacagagaGTACTGTAAAGATTGCGGCAAGGAGTACCTCCGCG ACTTCCGTGCGGTGGCAAGCTACGAAAAGACGGTCCGCGACCACCGCACCGGCCGCAAGTGCGCCATCTGCGGCGGCACCCTCCTCGATACGATCATCAACTTTGGCGAGTACCTGTTCGCTGAGCCGCTCCAGCGCGCGCGCGACAACGCAAAGAAGGCCGACCTctgcctcgccctcggctcGTCCCTCACCGTGCCGCCCGCGTGCACGATCCCCGAGAGCgtgggcgagaagaagcgcagcCGCGCGAACCCGGAGGGCGGGCTGCTCGTCATCTGCAACCTGCAGAGCACGCCGCTGGACCACCTCTCCACGGGGCTGAGGGTGTGGGCCACGACGGACGACCTGATGGAGAGGGTGATGGAGAAGCTGGGGCTGCAGATCCCCGAGTTCGTGCTGAGGCGcaggctcgtcgtcgagctcgaggccgtaGGGGACGAGAGGTTCCAGGTCGAGGTCaggggcgtcgacgtcgacggcacgCCAGCGACGTTCCTGCAATCCGTCAAGATGGAGGGGAGCAGGCGGTGGGCGCGAGCGGAGCCGTTTGTGATTGGGTTCCGGCGAGAGCCGGGGGACGAGATGGACGTGAAGCTCGAGCTGGAGTTCATGGGCCACTACGGCGAGCCGAACCTGAAGATAGTTCAAGAGTACGCTGGCGAGGGTATGTTGGAGGTCATGTACCTGCTTGAGTACAACCCTTCGAACGGGGAATGGAACGTCAGCAAGCTGGACGGCGAACTTCCCGTCGAAGGCGGTGGAGGGACTGAGCGGGAtgaggagagggaggactcgttgatgatctcggccgaggaggcgggggTGCCGAGCCATGTTGTACCTTCGtccgccgccagcgagaTCATCGACCTGACGTCTTCTCCGTGA
- a CDS encoding Mus38-like protein — protein MATYYSFDNTISAFFEINTAATRKQCDAFAFSRAGGQVHPVQIQGTFSYTVTAGTDKSKIFQFRIQDSSIDMEIMNLAKTVHPQLVAGCKYHGTIGDSRPVHVYEMGNIPGAAYIISRHTSVPQPPDSVSRQRRTVKDLARRAQTMLIARKESALIAFFAQSWNNGQHLSQDTTEALLREFSSKFDLLAQSLPGRCASNLSRVRQALPSLFSGALPFVLTYSDLCKINLLINPKTGKIIGIID, from the exons ATGGCAACTTACTACAGTTTCGACAACACAATCAGTGCGTTCTTCGAAATCAACACAGCCGCGACAAGAAAGCAATGCGATGCGTTTGCCTTCTCTCGTGCTGGTGGGCAGGTCCACCCCGTGCAGATACAGGGAACGTTCAGCTATACCGTCACGGCGGGGACCGACAAGTCCAAAATCTTTCAGTTCCGCATCCAGGACTCCAGCATCGACATGGAAATCATGAACCTGGCCAAGACGGTCCATCCGCAACTTGTCGCTGGCTGCAAATATCACGGAACCATTGGCGATTCGAGGCCCGTACACGTCTACGAGATGGGCAACATTCCCGGAGCCGCTTACATTATCTCGCGCCATACCTCGGTTCCCCAGCCGCCTGATTCTGTTTCCCGGCAGCGCAGGACTGTGAAAGACCTCGCGAGGCGTGCTCAGACGATGTTGATCGCGCGAAAGGAATCAGCGCTGATTGC CTTCTTCGCACAGTCATGGAACAACGGTCAACATTTGTCCCAAGACACTACAGAAGCTCTGCTGAGGGAGTTCAGCTCCAAGTTTGACCTTCTCGCTCAATCGCTCCCGGGTCGTTGTGCTTCAAACTTGAGCAGAGTTCGGCAAGccctcccttctctcttctcagGGGCTCTTCCTTTCGTCCTCACCTATAGCGACCTCTGCAAGATAAATCTCCTCATCAACCCTAAAACAGGAAAAATTATAGGGATTATCGACTAG